From a region of the Halanaerobium hydrogeniformans genome:
- a CDS encoding Sau3AI family type II restriction endonuclease — MVYYDISSSESIEKHAKKLEGSSINDLYSRYGCLNEKNKGRLGLLVERLHFGFENNSDERPDFPKAGDNGVELKVVPIKKIRENKSSDMIIKKEGLSVKERLVIKKIDYFKLAEEDWDDNTLLPKITLLLLMFYMYKEGLNVVDYKFLLVSLWTIPEKDMNIIRDDWKKIKRKIEKGDAHKISEGDTLYLGACTKAASSSDRTAQPYSEHEAKPRAFSLKRSYMDEVFNSLYKKRSDRKEKALLDTEMSLKEKLQDIFEPYIGMRVDEIEKQLEVDLGTSKQYLNILANEIMGVDSEDNIEEFNKAGIKIKTMRLNRKGIPIESLSLPTFDYIELKESDWLHSELYERLENTKYFFVIFDKIGVQNTKKNLKLKKVKLWNMPAEDIEKARPVWEEMHDIMVKGKDGKGIIKKVTKNGIRRTNFPAKSHRLSEVIHVRPHAKNKKDTSPLPDTFDMQGYTKHSFWFNNDYIAEQINA, encoded by the coding sequence ATGGTTTATTATGATATAAGTTCCTCCGAATCCATAGAAAAACATGCGAAAAAACTCGAAGGTAGTAGCATAAATGATCTTTATTCGAGATACGGCTGTTTGAACGAAAAGAACAAAGGGCGTTTGGGTTTATTGGTCGAAAGGTTACATTTTGGATTCGAAAATAATTCCGATGAGAGGCCTGATTTTCCTAAAGCTGGTGATAACGGTGTCGAACTGAAGGTGGTTCCGATCAAGAAGATCAGGGAAAACAAGTCTTCTGATATGATCATTAAAAAAGAAGGGTTATCCGTTAAAGAAAGATTGGTTATAAAAAAAATAGATTATTTCAAGTTGGCAGAGGAAGATTGGGATGATAATACTTTGCTTCCCAAGATAACCTTGTTATTATTGATGTTCTATATGTATAAGGAAGGACTTAATGTTGTTGATTATAAATTTTTGTTGGTCAGTTTATGGACCATACCTGAGAAAGACATGAATATAATTAGAGATGATTGGAAGAAGATAAAACGCAAAATAGAGAAAGGAGATGCTCACAAAATATCTGAAGGAGATACTCTATATTTGGGTGCCTGCACGAAAGCAGCATCTTCTTCTGATAGAACAGCCCAACCTTATTCTGAACACGAAGCAAAACCGAGAGCGTTTTCTCTTAAAAGAAGCTATATGGATGAAGTGTTTAATAGTTTGTATAAAAAAAGAAGTGATAGGAAAGAAAAGGCGCTTTTGGATACAGAAATGTCATTAAAAGAAAAATTGCAAGATATATTTGAACCTTATATTGGAATGAGGGTTGATGAGATAGAAAAACAACTCGAAGTTGACTTAGGTACTTCAAAACAATACCTAAATATTTTGGCTAATGAAATAATGGGAGTAGATTCAGAAGATAACATAGAGGAATTCAATAAAGCGGGAATCAAGATTAAGACTATGCGTCTGAATAGAAAAGGTATACCTATCGAGAGTCTGTCCTTACCGACATTCGACTATATAGAACTGAAAGAATCGGATTGGTTGCATTCCGAATTGTACGAAAGGTTAGAAAATACGAAATATTTTTTCGTGATATTCGATAAAATAGGAGTACAGAATACTAAGAAAAATTTAAAGCTTAAAAAAGTTAAATTGTGGAATATGCCTGCAGAAGATATAGAAAAAGCTCGACCTGTTTGGGAAGAAATGCATGATATAATGGTGAAAGGTAAAGACGGGAAGGGGATAATAAAAAAGGTAACGAAAAACGGTATTAGACGGACTAATTTTCCCGCCAAAAGCCATAGATTAAGCGAGGTTATACATGTCAGACCCCATGCTAAAAACAAAAAAGACACATCTCCACTACCCGACACATTCGATATGCAAGGATACACTAAACATTCCTTTTGGTTCAACAACGACTATATTGCCGAACAAATAAATGCATGA
- the dptH gene encoding DNA phosphorothioation-dependent restriction protein DptH, translating to MLYEDHDKFEDAAILFVFNEEVDSILGGAKDLLDEGQPLYYGSIYENLVEDMAESSLKKHEEEILKFHMENISVKNQGKGFIWDLEEVLSFIQKGNIENIEYQIFDIFPDHDLSGFPPAKMKERLIDNNKIYETVESIKKNRNSDEELADKFDSDGAEKLSGDDWKLSNYGDLKKSLDNKNNFEPLVYLGLDDKRLHGDLDIWEKPGSQTKAGQRKRHIVVFNKAGLKNYTLEFEFDQYLGKEFIAPRSEDVIETKGGKRLYFEIEEADEPKFMSAIYRHKGKTHSTYKFYVANLPISEESLRDIKTDYRIKASNRNEYIELEDKYDGFKIPLDYSVVSKNEGVEIIEEDASFIDLNKEFWEGDEFRFDLTIDGHQVPFLVKDEDKKIVPKPSKWIWKKKREESSHFEFIDGKVRFQNQEFSLYSEFKKYIQYEKYMIDQNIIYGSLRDQKIYGEDLELPNEVKEGFFRITDYYKENELIPSLAYMDDSLKELVIDFIKIFNKRINDIAEGSILQNKEKNLFKIGTIETNNKVLFTPLHPLNLIYQIKVNDYLDGEIISSKILDQLNPMNLIPYMVDGERKMKPVNQNDAKEWIIFEDIQNLKNEYYHDYISLIIDEKIDQFFKHFNYIFKGKVRPTIKINIINVENDLNILVGIIQNLLKQLEHKNINKVTKFEIKFYDEDNKNSFDKLFSLDTIEEIEKFLGLKLDVKTYSKYDVILNIRKSIKYYFVENNNFKYAHISFYEFKEKNKFAAYGMDNLESGLSMEGLKASIKSRFEDDDYRMGFGLKNYDYKNNLLVETAKNLNELTRNLDNQAKDPYHKNESLVSIYSLEKEDRIKKALDESMWVTFINPIVDIDFFQNIDDKTIVLHYSDQYTDFDRLDAITITNKSKQYKDIIGSFLDDYEGVEYNDETLEDIINIFNSINGDWLLNILREKNDYKRSKLSEIVAIKYMLAFLEEDNILWVPISLEEILRIAGIAGIKKKDGLFSASNLNVKGEMSDDLLFLGIDTYEDNLKLYIYPVEVKVGTNKISKGKNQVGKIYDVFRQNLSFKLDSGRKVFINQFYRNFFMQLYVSNVKNMVRLGIFDKNKLDVLNDVKNRLASDDYIISDELEGLIGKGTVISFESQLNFSACNLEGDMNILRFSEKHIYTGLSIKIEDIRGRFVEDVYDIRSEDVLSNKLARTSSKGKDTNREGNDIEDEEFNTETDGGVKKLGAEDSGNDELPGEDEEELKTGASVEGDDDEDQVEESNKKSDITNLSDIRVYLGAVKGSKKKIYWEFGHPKLPNRHLLISGKSGQGKTYLIQTILYELSKNNIPSLVIDYTDGFKSAQLEEHFKSRVGDRLKQYYLIKDKIGINPFKRNDIVLDEEMTLKEEPFDVAERIKSVISAIYPTLGIQQLNSIYNAVQIGIEEHGDKMDFDILRENLEKQESRYSKTALSQLNSFFNKHPFKFDEDFSWKKIDQNDGNISIIQLMGFPPDIQLLISEFLLWDLWYYKKQHGSEANPLTLIIDEAQNLDHSSKSPTAKILTEGRKFGFSGIFSTQFLQGQLNKDEISRLQMASQKIYFKPPDNEINSIASDFEDKNSWKQELKNLIKGRCVNKGHVFDERSDSLLGVRSMVVDIESFKGRQD from the coding sequence ATGCTTTATGAGGACCATGATAAATTCGAGGATGCCGCTATATTATTCGTATTCAACGAGGAGGTAGACAGCATACTAGGTGGAGCAAAAGATCTTCTGGATGAGGGACAACCCCTATACTATGGTAGCATTTACGAGAATTTAGTAGAGGATATGGCAGAATCATCTTTAAAAAAACATGAGGAAGAGATATTGAAATTCCATATGGAGAATATTTCGGTAAAGAACCAGGGTAAAGGGTTCATTTGGGATCTTGAGGAGGTATTATCTTTCATACAAAAAGGGAATATCGAAAATATCGAATATCAAATTTTCGATATTTTTCCAGATCATGATTTATCAGGATTCCCTCCGGCCAAGATGAAAGAACGTCTGATAGATAATAACAAGATTTATGAAACGGTAGAATCTATAAAGAAGAATAGAAATTCAGATGAGGAGTTAGCAGATAAATTTGATTCGGATGGTGCGGAAAAGTTATCAGGTGATGATTGGAAATTGAGCAACTACGGTGATTTGAAAAAGTCATTGGATAACAAAAATAATTTTGAGCCTCTGGTTTATCTTGGCTTGGATGATAAAAGACTTCATGGAGATTTAGATATTTGGGAAAAACCAGGTAGCCAAACAAAGGCGGGACAAAGAAAAAGACATATAGTGGTTTTCAATAAAGCCGGTTTGAAAAACTATACGCTGGAGTTTGAATTCGATCAATATTTAGGAAAAGAGTTCATTGCCCCTAGAAGTGAAGATGTTATAGAAACAAAGGGAGGTAAGCGTTTATATTTTGAAATCGAAGAAGCGGATGAACCAAAATTCATGAGCGCTATTTATAGGCATAAAGGTAAAACCCATTCAACTTATAAATTTTATGTTGCTAATTTACCAATTTCTGAAGAATCGTTAAGAGATATAAAGACTGATTATAGAATTAAAGCTTCGAATAGAAATGAATATATCGAATTGGAAGATAAATATGACGGCTTCAAGATCCCTTTAGATTATTCTGTTGTTAGTAAGAATGAAGGGGTTGAAATCATAGAAGAAGATGCTTCTTTTATAGATTTAAACAAAGAATTTTGGGAGGGTGACGAATTTCGATTTGATCTTACGATAGATGGTCATCAGGTACCATTTCTGGTAAAAGATGAGGATAAAAAAATCGTTCCTAAACCATCCAAATGGATATGGAAAAAGAAGAGGGAGGAAAGTTCTCATTTCGAGTTTATTGATGGGAAGGTTAGGTTCCAAAACCAGGAATTTTCATTATACTCTGAATTCAAGAAATATATCCAATATGAAAAGTATATGATAGATCAAAATATCATATATGGATCGCTTAGAGATCAAAAAATTTATGGTGAAGATCTTGAACTGCCGAATGAGGTCAAAGAAGGTTTTTTTAGGATAACAGATTATTATAAAGAAAATGAATTGATTCCTAGCTTGGCATATATGGATGATAGTTTGAAAGAACTGGTTATAGACTTTATAAAGATCTTTAACAAAAGAATTAACGATATAGCGGAAGGATCTATTTTGCAAAATAAAGAAAAAAACCTTTTCAAAATAGGTACAATCGAGACAAATAATAAAGTCTTATTTACACCCTTGCACCCTTTGAACCTGATATATCAGATCAAGGTAAACGATTATTTAGATGGTGAGATAATAAGTTCTAAAATATTGGACCAATTGAATCCCATGAATCTTATCCCATATATGGTCGATGGTGAAAGGAAGATGAAACCTGTAAATCAAAACGATGCAAAAGAATGGATCATATTCGAAGATATCCAGAACCTAAAGAATGAATATTATCATGATTATATATCATTGATTATAGATGAAAAGATAGATCAATTCTTTAAACATTTTAATTATATATTCAAAGGCAAGGTCCGTCCAACGATTAAGATAAATATCATAAATGTTGAGAATGATTTAAATATTCTGGTGGGAATCATCCAAAACTTATTGAAACAATTGGAGCATAAAAATATAAATAAGGTGACCAAATTTGAGATTAAATTTTATGATGAAGATAATAAAAATTCTTTCGACAAATTATTTTCCTTGGATACCATCGAAGAAATAGAAAAGTTCCTTGGTTTAAAATTAGATGTAAAAACCTACAGTAAATACGATGTGATCTTGAACATAAGAAAATCTATCAAGTATTATTTTGTGGAAAATAATAATTTTAAATATGCTCACATTTCTTTTTATGAATTTAAAGAAAAGAATAAATTCGCAGCTTATGGTATGGATAACTTGGAATCTGGATTATCCATGGAAGGTCTTAAAGCATCGATAAAGTCACGTTTTGAAGATGATGATTATAGGATGGGTTTCGGTCTGAAAAACTATGATTATAAAAATAATCTATTGGTAGAGACGGCAAAAAATTTGAACGAACTTACGAGAAATTTGGATAATCAGGCCAAAGATCCTTATCACAAAAATGAAAGCCTGGTTTCGATATATTCGCTCGAAAAGGAAGACCGGATCAAGAAAGCTTTGGATGAATCTATGTGGGTCACCTTCATAAATCCAATCGTCGACATAGATTTTTTTCAGAATATAGATGATAAGACAATTGTATTACATTACAGTGATCAGTATACAGATTTTGATAGGTTGGATGCTATCACGATCACCAATAAATCTAAACAATATAAAGATATTATAGGGTCATTTTTGGATGATTATGAAGGTGTGGAATATAATGATGAAACTTTGGAAGATATAATCAACATCTTTAATTCTATTAATGGAGATTGGCTGTTGAACATTTTAAGGGAAAAAAATGATTATAAAAGATCTAAGTTGAGCGAGATAGTTGCGATAAAATATATGCTCGCTTTTCTTGAAGAAGATAACATATTATGGGTTCCTATTTCTTTGGAAGAGATATTAAGGATAGCCGGTATAGCAGGGATAAAGAAGAAAGATGGATTGTTTTCCGCAAGCAATTTAAATGTAAAAGGAGAAATGTCCGATGATCTTTTGTTCCTAGGTATAGATACCTATGAAGATAACTTAAAATTATATATTTATCCCGTTGAGGTAAAGGTTGGCACCAATAAAATCAGCAAAGGTAAAAACCAAGTTGGCAAAATATATGATGTGTTTCGTCAAAACCTTAGTTTTAAACTAGATTCAGGAAGAAAAGTTTTTATAAACCAGTTTTATAGAAACTTTTTCATGCAACTATACGTCTCGAACGTAAAAAATATGGTAAGGCTAGGTATTTTTGATAAAAATAAACTTGATGTATTGAACGATGTAAAGAATAGATTGGCTAGTGATGATTATATCATAAGTGATGAGCTGGAAGGTTTGATCGGTAAAGGTACCGTGATTTCATTCGAAAGCCAGCTAAATTTCAGCGCCTGCAACCTCGAAGGGGATATGAACATTTTAAGATTCAGTGAAAAACATATTTATACAGGTTTAAGCATCAAAATTGAAGATATTAGGGGACGCTTCGTCGAAGATGTCTACGATATAAGATCCGAGGATGTATTATCTAATAAATTAGCAAGGACGTCCTCTAAGGGGAAAGATACGAACCGGGAAGGGAATGATATAGAAGATGAAGAATTTAACACTGAAACGGATGGGGGCGTAAAAAAACTTGGGGCTGAAGATTCGGGGAATGATGAATTGCCTGGTGAAGATGAAGAGGAACTTAAAACCGGAGCATCTGTTGAAGGAGATGACGATGAAGACCAGGTTGAAGAATCCAATAAAAAATCAGATATTACAAACCTTTCCGATATCCGCGTTTATTTGGGGGCGGTTAAAGGCTCAAAAAAGAAGATATATTGGGAATTTGGCCATCCCAAACTTCCGAATAGGCATCTTCTTATCTCGGGGAAATCTGGACAAGGTAAAACTTATTTGATTCAGACCATCTTGTACGAATTATCGAAGAACAACATTCCTAGTTTGGTAATCGATTATACAGATGGTTTCAAGTCAGCGCAACTTGAAGAACATTTCAAGTCAAGAGTTGGTGACAGATTGAAACAATATTATCTCATCAAAGATAAGATAGGAATAAATCCTTTCAAGAGGAACGATATCGTTTTAGATGAAGAGATGACTTTGAAAGAAGAACCTTTCGATGTAGCCGAGCGCATAAAGTCGGTAATATCTGCGATATATCCAACCTTGGGTATACAACAATTGAACAGCATATATAATGCGGTCCAAATCGGTATAGAGGAACATGGAGATAAGATGGATTTCGATATACTAAGAGAGAATCTGGAAAAACAAGAGTCGAGATATTCTAAAACGGCCCTTTCGCAATTGAATTCATTCTTTAACAAACATCCTTTTAAATTCGATGAAGATTTCAGCTGGAAAAAAATAGATCAAAATGATGGGAACATCAGCATAATTCAATTGATGGGATTTCCCCCGGACATTCAACTCTTGATAAGCGAGTTTCTGTTGTGGGATCTTTGGTATTACAAAAAACAACATGGTTCCGAAGCTAATCCTTTGACTTTGATCATAGATGAGGCACAAAACCTTGATCATAGTTCCAAATCTCCCACAGCAAAGATACTTACCGAGGGGAGAAAATTTGGGTTTTCTGGTATTTTTTCAACCCAGTTTTTACAAGGACAACTGAACAAGGATGAGATTTCAAGGTTACAGATGGCCAGTCAAAAGATATACTTTAAGCCTCCTGATAATGAGATCAATTCGATTGCTTCAGATTTCGAAGATAAAAATAGTTGGAAACAAGAACTTAAGAATTTGATAAAGGGAAGATGTGTGAACAAAGGACATGTGTTCGATGAAAGGTCTGACAGTTTACTGGGGGTTAGGAGCATGGTCGTCGACATAGAATCTTTCAAAGGGCGACAGGATTGA
- a CDS encoding YvrJ family protein, which yields MKMEELFSLISTYGFPMVLCIYLLMRFETLIRELKKSIDTLIFINNSDRYNKTSLQKQKHLH from the coding sequence ATGAAAATGGAAGAATTATTTAGCCTGATAAGCACATATGGTTTTCCGATGGTCCTCTGTATTTACTTGCTTATGCGTTTTGAAACCTTGATTCGAGAACTTAAGAAATCGATAGACACACTAATATTCATTAATAATTCAGACCGGTATAATAAAACAAGTCTTCAAAAACAAAAACACCTCCATTAA
- the istB gene encoding IS21-like element helper ATPase IstB: MTTTIENLKDKFKVLKLKNASENISEMLSHAVENAFSSEKLIEYILDQEIKAREAARLEKYLKQAAFPEYKTLAEFNLEEQQTLSKKQFNQLKELSWLERGYNIVLLGPTGVGKTLLSIGLGIHAINEGYKVIFAAISDLIYWLKTAEMIRSSKTKLNRVLKCDLLIIDDIMFMAMEKQESNLFFQLINKLYGQTSIIITSNKGPSDWGELIGDQAITAAILDRIIHKCEIINLDGDSYRLTHRETIFGKS, translated from the coding sequence ATGACAACCACAATTGAAAATCTAAAAGATAAATTTAAAGTTTTAAAGTTAAAAAACGCCTCTGAAAATATATCAGAAATGTTATCTCATGCTGTTGAAAATGCCTTTTCTAGCGAAAAACTAATAGAATATATATTAGACCAAGAAATTAAAGCACGAGAAGCAGCTCGACTGGAAAAATACTTAAAACAGGCTGCATTCCCAGAGTATAAAACTCTGGCTGAGTTTAATCTTGAAGAACAGCAGACTTTATCTAAAAAACAGTTTAACCAGCTTAAAGAACTATCCTGGCTTGAGCGGGGCTACAACATAGTCCTGCTCGGACCTACAGGAGTTGGCAAGACATTATTAAGCATAGGTCTGGGAATTCATGCCATTAATGAAGGTTACAAAGTAATCTTTGCAGCAATCAGTGATTTAATTTACTGGCTTAAAACTGCTGAAATGATTAGATCTTCTAAGACTAAACTCAATAGAGTTTTAAAGTGTGATCTTCTAATTATCGATGATATCATGTTTATGGCAATGGAGAAACAGGAATCTAATCTATTTTTCCAGCTGATAAACAAACTGTATGGTCAGACCTCAATCATTATCACCTCGAATAAAGGTCCTTCAGATTGGGGTGAATTAATAGGTGATCAAGCAATTACAGCTGCAATTTTAGATCGCATAATTCATAAGTGCGAAATCATCAATTTAGATGGTGATAGCTATAGATTGACTCACAGAGAAACCATTTTTGGAAAATCTTAG
- a CDS encoding replicative helicase loader/inhibitor has protein sequence MTKNNIIELLSYLSNCYSGRMKFPKSDKRENKMMVEVWYDFLKSYDREIIDLAAKKLVINNSKWPPSVGEIIKEVKNLQKAPEEKLSPGMAWSLVLSAVRKYGYYNSKEGMESLPPKVRETVEHYGGFASICHSEENNVYVKNQFFRLFKEVNRHNRDLEYLPPGLKKELFLISSDMG, from the coding sequence ATGACGAAGAATAATATAATTGAACTATTAAGTTATTTAAGCAATTGTTATTCTGGAAGAATGAAATTTCCTAAGAGCGATAAAAGAGAAAATAAAATGATGGTAGAAGTTTGGTATGATTTTTTGAAATCTTATGACCGTGAAATAATAGATCTTGCAGCAAAAAAATTAGTTATTAATAATTCTAAATGGCCTCCATCCGTAGGAGAGATAATAAAAGAAGTCAAGAACCTTCAAAAAGCTCCAGAAGAAAAGCTGAGCCCAGGTATGGCTTGGAGTTTAGTCTTAAGTGCCGTCAGAAAATATGGATATTATAATTCTAAAGAGGGTATGGAATCCTTGCCTCCTAAAGTTAGAGAAACTGTAGAACACTATGGAGGATTTGCTTCAATCTGTCATAGTGAGGAGAATAATGTATATGTTAAAAATCAGTTCTTTAGACTTTTTAAAGAAGTCAATCGACACAATAGAGATTTAGAGTACCTTCCTCCGGGATTGAAAAAAGAATTATTTTTGATTTCCAGTGATATGGGTTGA
- a CDS encoding PIN domain-containing protein, with the protein MNEIKKKGKDKKTCIILDTNIWIYRTKLLRSILGAAFLYVLYKSDNLLLGLPEVVELEMKKHAKKSGMKASKEIKEQYSIIEKLIGSRDEYNLPSIEDFEQAVEDRIEELKEKIFEIPFKFSHAKGALGRVMDETAPNSYKNQQFKDSAIWESILEISKKYNIIFITEDKSFFKNRSYNKGLASNLEEEVKKNRTNIRIYHSIEDYLKEIKQNPPKLNEHKIIKLIEKLLTPEIENQVENAKINEISNFTISPFLTESPKIVALNFNVTYDLTLIDDLNEDEWIGTLTVEGECLLDIKKYSISNLQLNSFIVTTPENCPIPNKKTAYSRLSTINSGQRKIKYTFKEPLDL; encoded by the coding sequence ATGAATGAAATAAAAAAGAAGGGTAAAGACAAAAAAACATGCATAATATTAGATACAAATATTTGGATTTATAGGACAAAGTTATTGAGAAGTATATTAGGAGCAGCTTTTCTTTATGTATTATATAAAAGTGATAATTTATTATTAGGGTTGCCGGAAGTTGTAGAGTTAGAAATGAAAAAGCATGCTAAAAAGTCTGGGATGAAAGCTTCAAAAGAAATCAAGGAACAATATTCAATAATTGAAAAATTAATTGGTTCTAGAGATGAATATAATTTACCTTCTATAGAAGATTTTGAGCAAGCAGTTGAAGATAGAATAGAAGAATTGAAAGAAAAGATATTTGAAATACCTTTTAAATTTTCACATGCTAAAGGAGCTTTAGGAAGAGTTATGGATGAAACTGCACCTAATTCTTATAAAAATCAACAATTTAAAGATTCAGCTATTTGGGAATCAATCCTAGAAATTAGTAAAAAATATAATATTATTTTTATAACTGAAGATAAATCATTTTTTAAAAATAGAAGTTATAATAAAGGGTTAGCTTCGAATTTAGAAGAGGAAGTTAAAAAAAATAGAACTAATATAAGGATTTATCATAGTATAGAAGACTATTTAAAAGAAATTAAGCAAAATCCACCTAAGCTGAATGAGCATAAAATTATTAAATTAATAGAGAAATTATTGACTCCTGAAATTGAAAATCAAGTAGAAAATGCAAAAATTAATGAAATTTCTAATTTTACTATTTCACCATTTTTAACGGAATCACCAAAAATAGTAGCATTAAATTTCAATGTTACTTATGATTTAACTTTAATTGATGACTTAAATGAAGATGAATGGATCGGGACATTAACTGTTGAAGGAGAATGCTTATTGGATATAAAAAAATATTCAATTTCAAATTTACAACTTAATTCATTTATAGTAACTACTCCAGAAAATTGTCCAATTCCTAATAAAAAAACTGCTTATTCAAGACTATCAACAATAAATTCAGGACAAAGAAAAATTAAATATACATTTAAAGAACCTTTAGATTTATAA
- the dcm gene encoding DNA (cytosine-5-)-methyltransferase, with the protein MKKTVCELFAGVGGFRLGLEKSSEEWKTVWMNQWEPTRKSQWAYECYIENFGKDKAINLFSNTDISEVDTSVIPDHNLLVGGFPCQDYSVARTNAEGIRGKKGVLWWDIHRILKAKKPPFVLLENVNRLLRSPSDQRGRDFGIMLSSLNNLDYTVEWRVINAADYGFPQKRRRVFIFATRKNTNYAKIYFENNGMEIITKDGFFSSIFPIVENEKYEMNSTKVPENLVDATKKFEFDFEIAGFQKDGEIYTSAVDPKEVGEAKKTKIKDILESNVPKRYYLSDKELEDWEYMKGAKAEKRVAKNGHEYTFREGAIPFPDSVDEPARTILTSERSKNRSTHIIEDEDTGKLRKLTPKECERLNCFPDGWTNTETMSHSFRYFAMGNALVVGLIELMGEKLEQIIENE; encoded by the coding sequence ATGAAAAAAACAGTTTGTGAACTTTTTGCAGGAGTTGGTGGTTTCAGGTTGGGTCTTGAAAAAAGCTCAGAAGAATGGAAAACCGTTTGGATGAACCAATGGGAACCAACAAGAAAATCACAATGGGCTTACGAATGCTACATAGAAAATTTCGGCAAAGATAAGGCTATCAACCTTTTTAGTAATACAGATATAAGCGAGGTAGATACCTCGGTCATCCCTGATCATAACCTTTTGGTAGGTGGATTCCCCTGTCAGGATTATTCCGTTGCAAGGACTAATGCTGAAGGTATCCGAGGCAAAAAAGGGGTATTGTGGTGGGATATTCATAGGATTTTAAAAGCTAAAAAACCGCCCTTCGTATTGCTTGAAAATGTAAATAGATTATTGAGATCACCTTCCGATCAGCGAGGTAGGGATTTTGGTATTATGCTTTCTTCTTTAAACAACCTTGATTATACGGTTGAATGGCGTGTAATAAATGCTGCCGATTATGGCTTCCCACAAAAAAGAAGACGAGTTTTCATTTTTGCAACCAGGAAGAACACCAATTATGCCAAAATATATTTCGAAAACAATGGTATGGAGATAATCACTAAAGATGGATTTTTTTCTTCTATCTTTCCCATAGTCGAAAATGAAAAATACGAGATGAATTCTACAAAGGTTCCAGAAAATCTTGTAGATGCTACAAAAAAATTTGAGTTCGATTTTGAAATAGCTGGATTTCAAAAAGATGGTGAGATATATACAAGTGCAGTTGATCCAAAAGAGGTGGGCGAGGCAAAAAAAACTAAGATTAAGGATATCCTGGAATCTAATGTGCCAAAAAGATATTATTTATCTGATAAAGAACTTGAAGATTGGGAATACATGAAAGGTGCTAAAGCCGAAAAAAGGGTAGCCAAAAATGGTCATGAATATACATTCAGAGAAGGGGCTATCCCATTTCCGGATTCGGTTGATGAACCTGCAAGGACCATATTGACCAGCGAAAGATCTAAAAATCGGAGCACACATATAATTGAAGATGAAGATACGGGCAAATTAAGAAAATTAACACCTAAAGAGTGTGAAAGGTTAAACTGCTTCCCCGATGGTTGGACGAACACCGAAACGATGTCCCACTCATTTAGATACTTTGCGATGGGTAATGCATTGGTTGTTGGTTTAATCGAATTGATGGGAGAAAAACTTGAACAAATTATCGAAAATGAATAA